The Austwickia sp. genome includes a region encoding these proteins:
- a CDS encoding HXXEE domain-containing protein, producing MRATHAVPLGLFAAWCVNDAEEMFTMARGSRRAMQRVPAAVQIPTSWRTEGLSQKHVTVGIGVMAAVMAGFAADGYRTGGRSPWFQDALTVFGLHGLTHVAAPVLVGGYTSGSVTGPICTAYWLWARRALAREGIDVHLRPASLLLFPVAMGLAHGAGYLASRRDHQPPATVATGR from the coding sequence ATGCGCGCCACCCACGCCGTACCGCTGGGGCTCTTCGCCGCCTGGTGTGTCAACGATGCCGAGGAGATGTTCACGATGGCCCGGGGGTCGCGCCGTGCGATGCAGCGCGTCCCCGCCGCGGTGCAGATTCCCACCAGCTGGCGCACCGAGGGCCTGTCGCAGAAGCACGTCACCGTGGGGATCGGCGTGATGGCGGCGGTCATGGCCGGCTTCGCGGCCGACGGCTATCGCACGGGCGGTCGCTCGCCGTGGTTCCAGGACGCCCTTACCGTCTTCGGGCTGCACGGCCTCACCCACGTCGCCGCTCCGGTGCTCGTCGGTGGTTACACCAGCGGGTCGGTCACGGGACCGATCTGTACGGCGTACTGGCTCTGGGCCCGACGCGCGCTGGCCCGGGAGGGCATCGACGTGCACCTCCGGCCCGCCTCGTTGCTGCTCTTCCCGGTGGCGATGGGCCTCGCCCACGGCGCCGGCTATCTCGCGTCCCGCCGCGACCACCAGCCCCCGGCGACAGTCGCGACGGGTCGCTAG
- a CDS encoding pyruvate kinase, producing MAEAERASTGNAGLDDTVDGLRLGDNVVWRVDSVEDYLTVVRPFVAQARVDGRRLVHVRFGQREALPGLESILIDPAIGFERFAVAVHEALREVGPLGFYVFDPLADLHAAWHSDLRVLNFFKATCPYLFELDTIAYFALLRDRHTRATVTGIRETTQLLLDLHRIEGQLYVHPLKVWQRYSPTMFFPHRLDGGDAISITSSAATTQLFSSLVRPVDPVDPWQLRIEEAWNALTGDAAAQDAARDMLLAMLVGKDGRMTELCREHLRLTDLLAVAGRQIGSGWIGGKAVGMLTARAILEHSGAGGFADVLEPHDSYFVGSDVFESFLVRNGWWEMWTAHKADHDFVIAHVMHSLLPGGTFPWPVREQFIEMLEYYGQAPIIVRSSSLLEDNFGNAFAGKYDSVLLTNRGTPDERLAALEDAIRFVYASVVSQPALRYRADRGLLGLDEEMAILVQRISGDQHGDWFLPAAAGVANSSSGYVWQPGLPDHGMARLVVGLGTRAVDRTGGDFARIVALADPTASPVAAEDLGKYSQRRVDLLDASQNALVTMPLHRVREQAPGIAWDLLMSPDPEAARRLRELGRRGTARPAPEAVDFAGLLGRTSFPGLLRDMLTTLTTAYDYPVDIEFTVNIDAAGSMTVNLVQCRPLQTGQAGARQGVPDVDPERCLIATTGTFLGGNARLPIDLVVLVRPDRYLALGEADRYAVARAIGTVNRSIGSRSALLIGPGRWGTSTPSLGVPTHFTDLNAFRAICETTYAEGQFLPELSYGSHFFQELVEANITYAAVFEGRGDTVFRPDLVTGLPNTHAELVQTDAAHLVDVIQVVATPGLELCTDVEQRRFVVQFAAPGT from the coding sequence GTGGCGGAGGCGGAGCGGGCCAGCACGGGCAATGCGGGCCTCGACGACACCGTCGACGGCCTCCGCCTCGGCGACAACGTGGTCTGGCGGGTCGATTCGGTCGAGGACTACCTCACGGTGGTGCGTCCGTTCGTCGCGCAGGCTCGGGTGGACGGCCGCCGGCTCGTGCACGTCCGGTTCGGGCAGCGGGAGGCGCTGCCGGGCCTGGAGTCGATCCTCATCGACCCGGCGATCGGCTTCGAGCGGTTCGCGGTCGCCGTGCACGAGGCCCTGCGGGAGGTCGGCCCGCTCGGCTTCTACGTCTTCGACCCGCTGGCCGACCTGCACGCGGCCTGGCACTCCGACCTGCGGGTCCTGAACTTCTTCAAGGCCACCTGCCCGTACCTGTTCGAGCTCGACACCATCGCCTACTTCGCCCTCCTGCGCGACCGGCACACCCGCGCGACCGTTACGGGGATCCGCGAGACCACCCAGCTCCTGCTCGACCTGCACCGCATCGAGGGCCAGCTCTACGTCCACCCGCTGAAGGTCTGGCAGCGCTACTCCCCGACGATGTTCTTCCCGCACCGCCTCGACGGCGGCGACGCCATCTCGATCACGTCCTCGGCGGCGACGACGCAGCTGTTCTCCTCGCTGGTGCGCCCGGTCGACCCGGTCGACCCGTGGCAGCTGCGGATCGAGGAGGCCTGGAATGCGCTGACCGGCGACGCGGCCGCCCAGGACGCCGCGCGCGACATGCTGCTGGCCATGCTCGTCGGCAAGGACGGCCGGATGACCGAGCTGTGCCGCGAGCACCTGCGCCTGACCGACCTGCTCGCCGTCGCGGGCCGGCAGATCGGCAGCGGCTGGATCGGGGGCAAGGCCGTCGGGATGCTCACGGCCCGCGCCATCCTCGAACACAGCGGGGCGGGCGGCTTCGCCGACGTGTTGGAGCCGCACGATTCGTACTTCGTCGGCAGCGACGTCTTCGAGAGCTTCCTGGTCCGCAACGGCTGGTGGGAGATGTGGACGGCACACAAGGCCGACCACGACTTCGTCATCGCCCACGTGATGCACTCGCTGCTGCCCGGCGGGACCTTTCCCTGGCCGGTGCGCGAGCAGTTCATCGAGATGCTGGAGTACTACGGGCAGGCGCCCATCATCGTCCGGTCCAGCTCTTTGCTGGAGGACAACTTCGGCAACGCGTTCGCGGGCAAGTACGACTCCGTGCTGCTCACCAACCGCGGCACCCCCGACGAGCGGCTCGCGGCGCTCGAGGACGCCATCCGCTTCGTCTACGCCAGCGTCGTCAGCCAGCCGGCGCTGCGCTACCGGGCCGATCGGGGCCTCCTCGGCCTGGACGAGGAGATGGCCATCCTCGTCCAGCGGATCTCGGGGGACCAGCACGGCGACTGGTTCCTGCCCGCGGCGGCCGGCGTCGCGAACTCCTCCAGCGGCTACGTCTGGCAGCCCGGCCTGCCCGATCACGGGATGGCTCGCTTGGTGGTGGGACTCGGGACGCGCGCCGTGGACCGCACCGGCGGGGACTTCGCCCGCATCGTCGCCCTGGCCGATCCCACGGCCTCGCCGGTCGCGGCCGAGGATCTGGGCAAGTACTCCCAGCGCCGCGTCGATCTCCTCGACGCCTCGCAGAACGCCCTGGTCACGATGCCCCTGCACCGGGTCCGCGAGCAGGCGCCCGGGATCGCCTGGGACCTGCTGATGAGCCCCGACCCCGAGGCGGCCCGGCGGCTGCGCGAGCTCGGCCGCCGCGGCACCGCGCGGCCGGCCCCGGAGGCGGTGGACTTCGCGGGATTGCTGGGCCGTACGTCGTTCCCGGGCCTGCTTCGGGACATGCTCACCACGCTGACCACGGCGTACGACTATCCCGTCGACATCGAGTTCACCGTGAACATCGACGCGGCCGGGTCGATGACCGTCAACCTCGTGCAGTGCCGCCCCCTGCAGACCGGGCAGGCGGGCGCGCGCCAGGGCGTCCCCGACGTGGATCCCGAGCGCTGCCTGATCGCCACCACCGGCACGTTCCTCGGTGGCAACGCGCGGCTCCCGATCGATCTCGTCGTCCTGGTCCGCCCGGACCGGTACCTCGCCTTGGGCGAGGCGGACCGGTACGCCGTCGCCCGCGCCATCGGGACCGTGAATCGCAGCATCGGATCGCGCTCGGCGCTGCTGATCGGGCCCGGCCGGTGGGGCACGTCGACGCCCTCGCTCGGCGTACCCACGCATTTCACCGACCTGAACGCGTTCCGGGCGATCTGCGAGACGACGTACGCCGAGGGCCAGTTCCTTCCCGAGCTGTCGTACGGCAGCCACTTCTTCCAGGAACTCGTCGAGGCGAACATCACCTACGCGGCGGTGTTCGAGGGCCGGGGTGACACGGTCTTCCGGCCGGATCTGGTGACGGGGTTGCCCAACACCCACGCGGAGCTGGTCCAGACCGACGCCGCCCACCTCGTCGACGTGATCCAGGTGGTGGCCACCCCGGGCCTGGAGCTGTGCACCGATGTGGAGCAGCGGCGGTTCGTGGTGCAGTTCGCGGCGCCGGGGACCTAG
- a CDS encoding DUF3097 domain-containing protein, translating to MNARYEGDPLAGDWRAPKGGRSVPTEAERGLVVEEATSGWCGAVTAVEKAGGMYVVHLEDRRGAVRAFPLGPGFLLEGRPVVLTPPNAAAREALAAQRAASSRTASGSRAVARPAGAATSARVARGSRLLVEGRHDAELVEKVWGDDLRVEGVVVELLDGVDHLPAYVRSFAPTPERRLGVLVDHLVAGSKESRIVDGVAGLPGGRFVKVLGHPYVDVWQAVQPGRLGLTDWPVIPRGTSWKHGILAHLGWAHDSQADVAQGWKRILGTVRSYTDLEPAILAPVEELIDFVTVGGSGDPR from the coding sequence GTGAACGCACGCTACGAGGGCGACCCGCTGGCCGGCGACTGGCGCGCCCCGAAGGGCGGCCGATCGGTCCCCACCGAGGCGGAGCGCGGCCTGGTCGTGGAGGAGGCGACGAGCGGGTGGTGCGGCGCCGTGACCGCCGTAGAGAAGGCCGGCGGCATGTACGTCGTGCACCTGGAGGACCGGCGCGGCGCGGTGCGGGCCTTTCCGCTGGGCCCCGGGTTCCTCCTGGAGGGCCGCCCGGTGGTGCTGACGCCGCCCAACGCCGCCGCCCGCGAGGCCCTGGCCGCCCAGCGGGCGGCGTCGTCCCGGACGGCGAGCGGGTCGCGGGCCGTGGCACGACCCGCCGGCGCCGCGACCTCCGCGCGCGTCGCCCGGGGCTCGCGGCTGCTGGTCGAGGGCCGGCACGACGCCGAGCTGGTCGAGAAGGTGTGGGGCGACGACCTGCGCGTCGAGGGTGTCGTCGTGGAGCTGCTCGACGGCGTGGACCACCTCCCGGCGTACGTCCGTTCCTTCGCCCCCACCCCCGAGCGCCGCCTCGGCGTCCTCGTGGACCACCTCGTCGCGGGCAGCAAGGAGTCCCGCATCGTCGACGGCGTCGCCGGCCTGCCCGGGGGCCGGTTCGTGAAGGTGCTCGGGCATCCGTACGTCGACGTGTGGCAGGCCGTCCAGCCGGGGCGGCTGGGGCTGACGGACTGGCCGGTGATCCCGCGCGGTACGTCGTGGAAGCACGGCATCCTGGCCCACCTGGGCTGGGCCCACGACAGCCAGGCCGACGTGGCGCAGGGCTGGAAACGGATCCTCGGGACCGTACGCAGCTACACCGACCTGGAGCCGGCGATCCTCGCGCCGGTCGAGGAGTTGATCGACTTCGTGACGGTCGGCGGGTCGGGCGACCCCCGGTAA
- the hrcA gene encoding heat-inducible transcriptional repressor HrcA, whose product MSEKRRMAVLRAIVQDYVRTSEPVGSKSLLERHALGVSAATVRNDMAALEEEGLITAPHTSAGRIPTDAGYRVFVDRLSEIKPLSVAERTAIAEFLSGAIDLDDVVDRTVRLLASLTHQVAVMQYPSLTRSSVRHIELLPVGDTKLMVVLILATGRVEQRVLEAGRDLRTPLGEEIVADLRARLNDHATDRPLPEVAARLASLPDELAPERRDLARTVVQALEDALVEEREERVVLAGTANLARFGPDFPLSIGPVLEALEEHVVLLKLFGTLASEPLPGMGVAVTIGHENPHLGLAGTSVISTGYGAGRDVVAGLGVLGPTRMDYPTTMACVRSVATYVSKMLAS is encoded by the coding sequence ATGAGCGAAAAACGCCGGATGGCCGTGCTACGCGCGATCGTCCAGGACTACGTGCGTACGTCGGAGCCCGTCGGCAGCAAGTCCCTGCTGGAGCGGCACGCGCTCGGCGTCAGCGCGGCCACGGTCCGCAACGACATGGCGGCCCTGGAGGAGGAGGGGCTGATCACCGCGCCGCACACCAGCGCGGGCCGGATCCCCACCGACGCGGGCTATCGCGTCTTCGTCGACCGGCTCTCCGAGATCAAGCCCCTGTCCGTGGCCGAGCGGACGGCGATCGCCGAGTTCCTCTCGGGCGCCATCGATCTCGACGACGTCGTGGATCGCACGGTGCGGCTGCTCGCCTCGCTGACGCATCAGGTGGCGGTGATGCAGTACCCGTCCCTGACCCGCAGTTCCGTGCGCCACATCGAGCTGTTGCCGGTCGGGGACACCAAGCTCATGGTCGTGCTGATCCTGGCCACCGGGCGCGTGGAGCAGCGCGTCCTGGAGGCGGGTCGCGACCTGCGCACGCCGCTGGGCGAGGAGATCGTCGCCGACCTGCGGGCCCGCCTCAACGACCACGCGACGGACCGGCCGCTGCCCGAGGTGGCGGCGAGGCTGGCGTCGCTTCCGGACGAGCTGGCGCCCGAGCGGCGCGACCTGGCCCGCACGGTGGTGCAGGCCCTGGAGGACGCGCTGGTCGAGGAGCGCGAGGAGCGCGTGGTCCTGGCCGGCACCGCCAACCTGGCCCGGTTCGGCCCGGACTTCCCGCTGTCGATTGGGCCGGTGCTGGAGGCGCTGGAGGAGCACGTCGTGCTGCTCAAGCTGTTCGGCACCCTGGCCTCGGAACCGCTGCCGGGCATGGGGGTCGCCGTGACCATCGGCCACGAGAACCCGCACCTCGGCCTCGCCGGCACGTCGGTGATCAGCACCGGCTACGGTGCGGGCCGGGACGTCGTCGCCGGACTGGGTGTGCTCGGTCCCACCCGGATGGACTATCCGACCACGATGGCGTGCGTGCGTAGCGTGGCCACGTACGTCAGCAAGATGCTCGCCTCATAA
- the dnaJ gene encoding molecular chaperone DnaJ — protein MNDYYADLGVSRDATPEEVKRAYRKKARTLHPDVNPGAEAEAEFKKVSQAYDVLGDPDKRRAYDMGSDPYGGATGGFGQGFSFSDIMDAFFGGAASAQRGPRSRRQRGQDALVPLDIELRTAVFGGEEDLTVETAVECGTCHGEGAQPGTKLRQCDVCTGRGEVQQVQRSFLGQVMTSRPCTACQGYGSVITSPCFECSGHGRVRTRRTITLKVPAGVDSGTRIQLAGEGEVGPGGGPHGDLYVEVRLTPHDRFQRRGDDLHCTAELPMTAAALGTKVTLETFDGPQEIDIHPGSQPAEVITLKGQGVTHLRGSGRGDLMIHLDVRTPTRLTPEQEDLLRQLAQSRGEEQPEGRLAHVGQSGFFGRMRDAFLGK, from the coding sequence GTGAACGACTACTACGCCGACCTCGGGGTGAGCAGGGATGCCACCCCCGAGGAGGTCAAGCGCGCCTACCGCAAGAAGGCGCGGACGCTGCACCCGGACGTCAACCCCGGCGCGGAGGCGGAGGCGGAGTTCAAGAAGGTCAGTCAGGCGTACGACGTCCTCGGCGACCCCGACAAGCGGCGCGCCTACGACATGGGCTCGGACCCGTACGGCGGCGCCACCGGCGGCTTCGGCCAGGGCTTCAGCTTCAGCGACATCATGGACGCCTTCTTCGGCGGCGCGGCCAGCGCCCAGCGCGGCCCGCGGTCGCGGCGGCAGCGCGGCCAGGACGCTTTGGTGCCGCTGGACATCGAGCTGCGCACGGCGGTGTTCGGCGGCGAGGAGGACCTCACCGTCGAGACGGCGGTGGAGTGCGGCACGTGCCACGGCGAGGGCGCCCAGCCGGGCACCAAGCTGCGCCAGTGCGACGTCTGCACGGGGCGCGGCGAGGTCCAGCAGGTGCAGCGCAGCTTCCTCGGCCAGGTCATGACGAGCCGGCCTTGCACGGCCTGCCAGGGCTACGGCTCGGTCATCACCAGCCCCTGCTTCGAGTGCTCCGGCCACGGCCGGGTCCGCACGCGCCGCACGATCACGCTCAAGGTCCCGGCGGGCGTGGACTCCGGCACCCGCATCCAGCTCGCCGGCGAGGGGGAGGTCGGGCCGGGCGGCGGCCCGCACGGCGACCTGTACGTCGAAGTCCGCCTCACCCCGCACGATCGCTTCCAGCGGCGCGGCGACGACCTGCACTGCACCGCGGAGCTGCCGATGACGGCCGCCGCGCTCGGCACGAAGGTCACGCTGGAGACATTCGACGGGCCGCAGGAGATCGACATCCACCCGGGCTCGCAGCCCGCGGAGGTCATCACGCTCAAGGGCCAGGGGGTCACCCACCTGCGGGGCAGCGGCCGCGGCGACCTCATGATCCACCTCGACGTCCGCACCCCCACCCGCCTCACGCCCGAGCAGGAGGACCTGCTGCGTCAGCTCGCCCAGTCGCGCGGCGAGGAGCAGCCGGAGGGTCGCCTGGCCCACGTCGGCCAGAGCGGCTTCTTCGGCCGCATGCGGGACGCCTTCCTCGGCAAGTAG
- a CDS encoding 16S rRNA (uracil(1498)-N(3))-methyltransferase, with the protein MTAPLFWLEPGALAGVAGGAELLVAGSEGHHAVTVRRVRAGESVLLADGSGLVAEAVVSAVGPGELTARVSAVRDATPAAPRLMLVQALAKDGRDEAAAEAATELGVDEVVPWQAARCVVVWRGERGAKSLRKWGNVVLAAAKQARRATVPVVAGALGTPQLVQRVQACVAAGGTAYVLHESATDPLAGHDSSSAGEVLLVVGPEGGIAPEELAALEGAGAIVVRLGDTVLRSGTAGPAALAVVLAATRWRS; encoded by the coding sequence GTGACCGCGCCGCTGTTCTGGCTGGAGCCCGGCGCCCTGGCGGGCGTGGCGGGTGGGGCCGAGCTGCTGGTGGCCGGGTCGGAGGGGCACCACGCGGTGACCGTACGCCGGGTGCGCGCGGGCGAATCCGTGCTGCTGGCCGACGGCAGCGGTCTGGTCGCGGAGGCGGTGGTGTCGGCGGTCGGCCCTGGGGAACTGACGGCGCGGGTGTCGGCGGTGCGGGACGCGACCCCGGCCGCGCCGCGGCTGATGCTGGTCCAGGCCCTGGCCAAGGACGGCCGGGACGAGGCGGCCGCGGAGGCGGCCACCGAGCTGGGTGTCGATGAGGTGGTGCCGTGGCAGGCGGCTCGCTGCGTCGTGGTCTGGCGCGGCGAGCGGGGGGCGAAGTCGCTGCGCAAGTGGGGCAACGTGGTGCTCGCGGCGGCCAAGCAGGCCCGGCGGGCCACCGTGCCCGTCGTGGCCGGGGCGTTGGGTACGCCGCAGCTCGTCCAGCGGGTGCAGGCCTGCGTGGCCGCCGGCGGCACGGCGTACGTGTTGCACGAGTCGGCGACCGACCCCCTGGCTGGCCACGATTCCTCGTCGGCCGGCGAGGTCTTGCTCGTCGTTGGGCCGGAGGGCGGCATCGCGCCGGAGGAACTCGCGGCGCTGGAGGGGGCCGGCGCGATCGTCGTACGGCTGGGCGACACGGTGTTGCGCTCCGGCACGGCTGGCCCGGCGGCCCTAGCGGTGGTCCTGGCCGCCACCCGCTGGCGCTCGTAA
- a CDS encoding PhoH family protein has translation MLALLGPHDQLLTTMERNLPSVEIFVRGNEIHMAGPELELDLAERLLDELLVIAATGQQLNRDAVERSIRMLRDHVRERPADVLTMNIVSNRGRTIRPKTVGQKRYVDAIDAHTIVFGIGPAGTGKTYLAMAKAVAALQAKAVNRIILTRPAVEAGERLGFLPGSLNDKIDPYLRPLYDALHDMVDPESIPRLMAAGTIEVAPLAYMRGRSLNDAFIILDEAQNTSPEQMKMFLTRLGFGSKMVVTGDITQVDLPGGILSGLRVVRDILAEVDDIHFAELTAQDVVRHRLVGDIVEAYGRWDETQRPEHPAPPGPGGKEPP, from the coding sequence ATGCTGGCGCTGCTCGGCCCGCACGACCAGCTCCTGACGACGATGGAGCGTAACCTGCCGAGTGTGGAGATCTTCGTCCGCGGCAACGAGATCCACATGGCGGGCCCCGAGCTGGAGCTCGATCTGGCCGAACGGCTCCTCGACGAGCTGCTCGTCATCGCCGCCACCGGCCAGCAGCTCAACCGCGACGCCGTCGAGCGCTCGATCCGGATGTTGCGCGACCACGTCCGCGAGCGGCCGGCCGACGTCCTGACCATGAACATCGTCTCCAACCGGGGCCGCACGATCCGGCCGAAGACGGTGGGGCAGAAGCGGTACGTCGACGCGATCGACGCGCACACCATCGTGTTCGGGATCGGCCCGGCCGGCACCGGCAAGACCTATCTGGCGATGGCCAAGGCCGTCGCCGCGCTGCAGGCCAAGGCCGTGAACCGCATCATCCTGACCCGGCCCGCCGTCGAGGCGGGGGAGCGGCTGGGCTTCCTCCCGGGCTCGCTCAACGACAAGATCGACCCCTACCTGCGGCCGCTGTACGACGCGCTGCACGACATGGTCGACCCCGAGTCGATCCCGCGTCTGATGGCGGCGGGGACCATCGAGGTGGCCCCCTTGGCCTATATGCGGGGCCGCTCGCTGAACGACGCGTTCATCATTCTCGACGAGGCTCAGAACACCTCTCCCGAGCAGATGAAGATGTTCCTGACCCGGCTCGGGTTCGGCAGCAAGATGGTCGTCACCGGCGACATCACCCAGGTCGACCTGCCGGGCGGGATCCTGTCGGGGCTGCGGGTCGTGCGCGACATCCTGGCCGAGGTCGATGACATCCACTTCGCGGAACTGACCGCGCAGGACGTCGTACGGCATCGGCTCGTCGGCGACATCGTGGAGGCCTACGGCCGCTGGGACGAGACCCAACGCCCCGAGCACCCCGCGCCGCCCGGCCCAGGAGGCAAGGAGCCACCGTGA
- the ybeY gene encoding rRNA maturation RNase YbeY: protein MSIEVLNETDHKVDADELIELARYVLEHLHVNPRSELCITCVDEDAMTNLHVQWMDLPGPTDVMSFPMDELRPGRDGEVSPEGVLGDIVLCPDVAAAQASTAGHTTAEELLLLVTHGILHLLGFDHAEPEDEKEMFELQRTLLLTYLAGRGRDR, encoded by the coding sequence GTGAGCATTGAGGTCCTCAACGAGACCGACCACAAGGTCGACGCGGACGAACTCATCGAGCTGGCCCGGTACGTCCTGGAGCACCTGCACGTCAACCCGCGCTCGGAGCTGTGCATCACCTGCGTCGATGAGGACGCGATGACCAACCTGCACGTGCAGTGGATGGACCTGCCCGGGCCCACGGACGTGATGAGCTTCCCGATGGACGAGCTGCGCCCCGGCCGGGACGGCGAGGTCAGCCCCGAGGGGGTGCTCGGCGACATCGTGCTGTGCCCGGACGTGGCCGCCGCGCAGGCCTCCACAGCGGGCCACACCACCGCCGAGGAACTGTTGCTGCTGGTCACGCACGGCATCCTGCACCTGCTCGGCTTCGACCACGCCGAGCCGGAAGACGAGAAGGAGATGTTCGAGCTGCAGCGGACGCTGCTGCTCACCTATCTCGCCGGGCGCGGCCGGGACCGCTGA
- a CDS encoding HlyC/CorC family transporter, producing the protein MLSQLIGGFLVCLVLTFVLVASEAALGRVSRHAAHDMVEEGRRGADRLALILSDSAGYLSTLTFVRILVETSAAVLATLAMDQLLDGVWQIMGTSILVMSVASFVIVGVSPRTLGRQHSVVVSLLAAPYVVWLRRILGPIARLLVTAGNAVTPGRGYRDGPFENEAELRDLVDLAGDSQMIEDEEREMIHSVFELGDTLVREVMVPRTDMLTIESAKSLRAATSLFLRSGFSRMPVIGEDADDPVGLLYFKDVAQRTYDVPSSVTEPVTEVMRPAAYVPESKPISALLREMQRDQTHMAIVIDEYGGTAGLVTIEDILEEIVGDIVDEYDRETPEFEELPDGGYRVDATMHVDDLAELFDLEYEEEDVDTVGGLLAKAIGRVPILGSEGEAHGLRLVAERMSGRRHRIATVLVHRVASDADADAAQEDEE; encoded by the coding sequence ATGCTCTCCCAGCTCATCGGCGGCTTCCTCGTCTGCCTGGTCCTGACGTTCGTGCTGGTGGCCTCCGAGGCCGCGCTGGGCCGCGTCAGCCGGCACGCCGCCCATGACATGGTCGAGGAGGGGCGCCGCGGCGCCGACCGGCTCGCGCTGATCCTGTCGGACAGCGCCGGCTACCTCTCGACGCTCACCTTCGTCCGCATCCTCGTCGAGACCTCGGCCGCCGTCCTCGCCACGCTCGCGATGGATCAGCTGCTGGACGGCGTGTGGCAGATCATGGGCACGTCCATCCTTGTCATGAGCGTGGCGTCGTTCGTGATCGTCGGGGTCAGCCCCCGTACGCTCGGCCGTCAGCACTCCGTCGTCGTGTCCCTGCTCGCCGCGCCGTACGTCGTGTGGCTGCGCCGCATCCTCGGGCCCATCGCCCGGCTGCTCGTCACCGCCGGCAACGCGGTCACGCCCGGGCGGGGCTACCGCGACGGCCCGTTCGAGAACGAGGCGGAACTGCGCGACCTCGTGGACCTCGCGGGGGACAGCCAGATGATCGAGGACGAGGAACGGGAGATGATCCACTCCGTCTTCGAGCTCGGCGACACCCTGGTCCGCGAGGTGATGGTCCCGCGCACGGACATGCTGACCATCGAATCCGCCAAGAGCCTGCGGGCCGCAACCTCCCTGTTCCTGCGCTCCGGGTTCAGCCGCATGCCGGTCATCGGGGAGGACGCCGACGACCCGGTGGGGTTGCTCTATTTCAAGGACGTGGCGCAGCGCACCTACGACGTACCATCCTCCGTCACCGAACCCGTCACCGAGGTGATGCGACCCGCGGCGTACGTTCCCGAGTCCAAGCCCATCTCCGCCCTCCTGCGGGAGATGCAGCGCGACCAGACCCACATGGCGATTGTGATCGACGAATACGGCGGTACGGCGGGGCTGGTGACCATCGAGGACATCCTCGAGGAGATCGTCGGCGACATCGTCGACGAATACGACCGCGAGACTCCAGAATTCGAGGAGCTGCCCGACGGCGGCTACCGCGTCGACGCCACCATGCACGTGGACGACCTGGCGGAGCTGTTCGACCTGGAGTATGAGGAGGAGGACGTCGACACCGTCGGCGGCCTGCTGGCCAAGGCCATCGGGCGGGTGCCGATCCTCGGCTCCGAGGGGGAGGCGCACGGGCTGCGGCTGGTCGCCGAGCGGATGTCGGGCCGGCGGCACCGGATCGCGACCGTGCTCGTTCACCGCGTCGCGAGCGACGCGGATGCAGACGCAGCC